A genomic stretch from Ureibacillus composti includes:
- a CDS encoding glutamate synthase subunit beta: MGKPTGFMEYKREKTKEQPPLERILNWNEYASRLSDESLQTQGARCMDCATPFCHMGIEVRGAAAGCPIQNVIPEWNDLVYKGKWQEALQRLHMTNNFPEFTGRVCPAPCEGSCTLGINEPSVAIKSIERSIIDKGFENNWIVPRIPSHRTGKKIAIVGSGPAGLAAADQLNQKGHSVTVYERADRPGGLLMYGIPNMKLEKEVVERRVNLLQQEGIDFVLNTEVGVDITGEQFKNEYDAVILCVGAQKQRALHIEGSESEGVHLAMDYLTGVTQSLLDSKFKDGKALNVKGKDVIVIGGGDTGADCVATAIRQEARSVYQFGKHPELPKARTDETPWPQDPNVYKLDYAYEEVAAVKGRDPREYCIQTKKIVKDKNGRVKELHTIQMEKVLGEDGFYYFKELPGTEKVWPAQYVFVAIGFEGVENKIAEHFGVNLVRNRIQASIKDFATNVPGVFVAGDARRGQSLVVWAIKEGRAVAASVEEFLTTSVKA; this comes from the coding sequence ATGGGGAAACCAACAGGATTTATGGAATATAAAAGAGAGAAAACGAAAGAACAGCCTCCACTAGAGCGTATTCTAAATTGGAATGAATATGCTTCAAGGCTGTCAGATGAATCACTACAAACACAAGGTGCACGTTGCATGGATTGTGCTACACCATTTTGTCATATGGGAATTGAAGTACGTGGAGCTGCTGCAGGATGTCCAATTCAAAATGTGATTCCAGAATGGAATGACTTAGTATACAAAGGGAAATGGCAAGAAGCATTACAACGTCTTCACATGACTAATAATTTCCCGGAATTCACAGGGCGCGTTTGTCCAGCGCCTTGTGAAGGTTCTTGTACTTTGGGTATTAATGAGCCATCAGTAGCTATAAAATCTATTGAACGCTCAATTATTGATAAAGGCTTTGAGAACAACTGGATAGTTCCACGTATTCCATCTCACCGAACAGGCAAAAAGATTGCAATCGTTGGATCAGGTCCTGCTGGATTAGCAGCAGCAGATCAACTGAATCAAAAGGGACACAGTGTCACTGTATATGAACGTGCTGATCGTCCTGGTGGCTTGTTAATGTATGGAATTCCAAATATGAAATTAGAAAAAGAAGTAGTAGAACGCCGTGTGAATTTACTTCAACAAGAAGGAATTGACTTTGTATTGAATACAGAGGTTGGGGTAGACATCACTGGAGAACAATTCAAAAATGAATACGATGCTGTCATTTTATGTGTTGGAGCACAAAAACAGCGAGCACTTCATATTGAAGGCAGTGAGTCAGAGGGTGTTCATTTAGCAATGGATTACCTAACAGGGGTGACTCAAAGCTTACTAGATTCTAAATTTAAAGATGGCAAAGCTTTAAATGTGAAAGGTAAGGACGTTATTGTTATTGGTGGTGGAGATACAGGTGCTGACTGTGTGGCGACTGCTATACGTCAAGAAGCTCGCTCAGTTTATCAATTTGGTAAACATCCAGAGCTTCCAAAAGCGCGTACAGACGAGACGCCTTGGCCACAAGACCCGAATGTTTATAAATTAGATTACGCTTATGAAGAAGTAGCAGCAGTAAAAGGTCGTGATCCTCGTGAATATTGTATTCAAACGAAAAAAATTGTTAAAGATAAAAACGGCCGTGTAAAAGAACTTCATACGATTCAAATGGAAAAGGTTTTAGGCGAAGATGGTTTCTATTATTTTAAAGAGCTACCAGGTACCGAAAAAGTATGGCCAGCACAATATGTATTTGTTGCCATCGGTTTTGAAGGGGTAGAAAATAAAATTGCAGAGCATTTTGGTGTAAACTTAGTTCGTAATCGTATCCAAGCTTCCATTAAGGATTTTGCAACGAATGTTCCAGGTGTATTTGTTGCTGGTGATGCTAGACGTGGTCAAAGTTTAGTTGTATGGGCAATTAAAGAAGGTCGTGCAGTCGCTGCAAGTGTAGAGGAATTTTTAACTACATCAGTCAAAGCATAA